The following proteins come from a genomic window of Mariniflexile sp. TRM1-10:
- the rpsG gene encoding 30S ribosomal protein S7, translating into MRKRAAKKRPLLPDPRFNDQLVTRFVNMMMWDGKKSVAFKVFYDAIDIVESKKTNEEKTALETWKDALSNVMPHVEVRSRRVGGATFQIPMQIRPDRKVSTAMKWLISYSRKRNEKSMAQRLASEILAAAKEEGAAVKKRVDTHKMAEANKAFSHFRF; encoded by the coding sequence ATGAGAAAAAGAGCAGCAAAAAAGAGACCGCTTTTACCAGATCCACGTTTTAACGACCAGTTAGTGACTCGTTTTGTTAATATGATGATGTGGGATGGAAAGAAGTCTGTGGCTTTTAAAGTATTTTACGATGCGATTGACATTGTAGAGTCGAAAAAAACAAACGAAGAAAAAACAGCTTTAGAAACTTGGAAAGATGCTTTGTCTAACGTTATGCCTCACGTAGAAGTACGTAGTCGTCGTGTTGGTGGTGCAACATTCCAAATTCCAATGCAAATTCGTCCTGACCGTAAAGTTTCAACAGCAATGAAATGGCTAATTAGCTATTCTCGTAAAAGAAACGAAAAATCTATGGCACAACGTTTAGCTTCAGAAATTTTAGCAGCAGCTAAAGAAGAAGGAGCAGCGGTTAAGAAAAGAGTTGATACTCACAAAATGGCAGAAGCTAATAAAGCATTCTCTCACTTTAGATTTTAA
- the rpsL gene encoding 30S ribosomal protein S12, which produces MPTISQLVRIGRAKITKKSKSAALDSCPQRRGVCTRVYTTTPKKPNSAMRKVARVRLTNGNEVNAYIPGEGHNLQEHSIVLVRGGRVKDLPGVRYHIVRGALDTAGVAGRTQRRSKYGAKRPKPGQVAAAPAKGKKK; this is translated from the coding sequence ATGCCAACAATTTCACAATTAGTACGAATAGGAAGAGCCAAAATAACCAAGAAGAGTAAATCGGCTGCTTTAGATTCGTGTCCACAAAGACGTGGGGTTTGTACGCGTGTTTACACAACAACACCTAAAAAACCTAACTCAGCAATGCGTAAAGTAGCAAGGGTAAGGTTAACAAATGGTAATGAGGTAAATGCGTACATCCCAGGTGAAGGTCACAATCTACAAGAGCACTCGATAGTATTGGTTAGAGGTGGAAGAGTAAAAGATTTACCAGGAGTTAGATATCACATCGTTCGTGGTGCCCTAGACACAGCAGGTGTTGCAGGGAGAACACAACGTAGATCTAAGTATGGAGCTAAACGTCCAAAACCAGGACAAGTAGCTGCAGCTCCAGCAAAAGGTAAGAAAAAGTAA
- a CDS encoding POTRA domain-containing protein, producing MQLKIEGSTVAETATIDSLNYTKNHENYLSIKREVDSLQKTLYRIGYIENELKHINRLNDSVFSTEIHLKKKYSSISIYYDKSLISQKLLNTLSKKVFDHYFTIPVGELENTLNFINSKISEKGFPFSKLYLSNIEVASKSSLKANLIVESTHQKRVISDIIIKGYDKFPRSYLKHYLKIKPNQTFSLNVIKAKTEQLNNLKFASEIKSPEVLFSKDSTTLYLYLQKTKSNSFDGFLGFGTNEDTNKLQFDGYLNLNLTNNLNYGESFRLLYKSDENDQKTFETNLSLPYLFKSPIGLDFTLRIFKRDSSFSTVNQNAKIHYQINAKHKVYSGISSTQSSNLLNQVSSSAIFDYQTTYYTFAYQFLKNQSFNLLFPINSQLYFESNFGKRNQSNQQEKQSLLNIDAFKIFNLDIKNSIYLRVNGATLNSKTYFENELIRFGGINSIRGFEENSIYATLLGVTNTEYRFQLNNSIYIHTITDIAYFENKISSTEEKLLGIGFGFGILTKTGLLKFNYANGKTEDTSFKLSNSKIHLSLTANF from the coding sequence TTGCAACTTAAGATTGAGGGAAGCACTGTGGCTGAAACTGCTACTATCGACTCTTTGAATTATACTAAAAACCATGAAAATTATTTATCTATTAAAAGAGAAGTAGATTCGCTTCAAAAAACCCTATATAGAATTGGTTACATTGAAAATGAATTGAAACATATTAATAGGCTTAATGACTCTGTTTTTTCTACCGAAATTCATCTGAAAAAAAAGTATAGCAGCATCTCTATATACTATGATAAATCGCTTATTTCCCAAAAACTATTAAATACTCTATCAAAAAAAGTATTTGATCATTATTTCACCATACCTGTTGGCGAACTTGAAAACACGTTAAATTTTATAAACTCAAAGATATCTGAAAAAGGATTTCCATTTTCAAAATTGTATTTATCAAATATTGAAGTAGCTAGCAAGTCTAGTTTAAAAGCGAACTTGATTGTAGAATCAACACATCAAAAACGAGTAATAAGTGACATTATAATAAAAGGATATGATAAATTTCCGCGTTCGTATCTAAAACACTACCTAAAAATCAAACCCAATCAAACATTTAGTCTCAATGTTATAAAAGCAAAAACCGAGCAATTAAATAATTTAAAGTTTGCAAGCGAAATAAAATCGCCTGAAGTTTTATTTTCGAAAGATTCTACAACTTTATATTTATATCTTCAAAAAACAAAGAGCAATTCATTTGACGGCTTTTTAGGTTTTGGCACGAATGAAGACACCAATAAATTGCAATTTGATGGTTATTTAAATCTAAACTTAACTAATAATTTAAATTACGGTGAATCGTTTAGGCTTCTTTACAAAAGTGATGAGAACGACCAAAAGACTTTCGAAACTAATTTATCGCTCCCCTATTTGTTTAAATCGCCTATTGGATTAGATTTTACATTACGTATTTTTAAAAGAGATTCATCATTTTCTACGGTAAATCAGAACGCCAAAATACATTATCAAATAAACGCTAAGCATAAAGTTTATTCGGGAATTTCATCTACACAATCCAGTAATTTATTAAATCAAGTGTCCTCGTCGGCTATATTTGATTACCAAACAACTTACTACACCTTTGCTTATCAGTTTTTAAAGAACCAAAGTTTCAATCTGCTGTTCCCTATTAATTCACAACTATACTTTGAAAGTAACTTTGGAAAAAGAAACCAATCAAACCAACAAGAAAAACAATCCTTATTAAATATTGATGCTTTTAAAATTTTTAATCTAGATATTAAAAACAGTATCTATTTAAGAGTAAATGGTGCGACGCTTAACTCCAAAACTTATTTCGAAAATGAACTTATCCGCTTTGGTGGCATCAATTCCATAAGAGGTTTTGAAGAAAACAGTATCTACGCAACATTATTGGGAGTCACAAACACTGAATACCGATTTCAACTTAACAACTCTATCTACATCCATACCATTACCGATATAGCCTACTTTGAAAATAAAATTTCTAGCACCGAAGAAAAACTATTAGGGATAGGTTTTGGCTTTGGCATTTTAACTAAAACCGGTCTACTAAAGTTCAACTACGCCAATGGGAAAACTGAAGATACGTCATTTAAACTTTCAAATTCCAAAATACATCTTAGTTTGACAGCTAATT